AACTGCTACAACAATGACTTTGACAGCCTGCCCTACACCGGGACGTGCCCGGTGGTGGAGCAGCAGAGGAACAAGGAGCTGTGGTGGCTCTGGGAGAGCAGCCGGGCGCTCTACCCCAGCATCTACCTGCCCCCTCGCTTCAACGGCACCAACAAGGCACTCGCCTACGTCCGGCACCGCGTGGCCGAGGCCTTCGCCGTCCAGCGTGGCATCCTCAATGATGGCATCCCCGTCCTGCCCTACTCCCAGATCGCCTTCGACTGCACCGTCGACTTCCTCTCCCAGGTGCTGGGGATGTGGGGACAGTGGGCACGTCTTGGGCTGATGGGTTGGCGCCAGGGAGTCTTTAGCTCTGCCGGGGCGATGTCGGGTCTTTGGGCACCATTGACTTCTCCTCTCCCCTTGGGTGCAGGAGGACCTGATGAACACCATCGGGGAGACTGCGGCTCAGGGCGCTGCTGGCATCATCCTCTGGGGCAGCCTCAACTACAGCACCTCCAAGGTGAGTGCAGTGGGTGGCACCGCGCCACTGGCCGCGGGAACCCCCCATTCCCCAGCCGCACAGGGCTGTGACACCACGTACTGTTGCAGGAGATGTGCCTGAGGCTGAAGGGCTATTTGGAGGGGCCCCTGGGCCACTACATCGTCAACGTGACGGCCAGCGCTGATATGTGCAGCCAGAGCCTGTGCTCTGGCCAGGGCCGCTGCGTGCGCCAGGAGAACAAGCAGGGCTTCCTCCACCTCGACCCCTTCCGCTTCACCATCGACCTGCAAGTCGGCAAGCCCTGGCTTGTGGCCCAGAACCTGGAGTCCGGTGACGATGtctcccggctggctgaggagttCACCTGCCAGTGCTACGACAAGTGGCAGGGACCCCGCTGTGACACCCAGGGCTTCGCCAAGTGacctccccccccacacacacacaccggggacacctgggcaggcagggTGACACCACCCTGCGCCCCAGCACCCTCGCCGTGGGGTTAGGAACCTGACTGTGGGGATGCTAATAAAACCAGTAGGCACCCGCAAGCGTCTCCTTGTCTTCCGCTGTGGCatgttttggggtgggagggtcCCCCAGCGACACCGGCAGTGCCTTGCAATGCTGCCAAGGGCTGTGCATTGGGCCGGGGGGTCTGGGAGTGTAACGCCTCAGagaagccagaaaaaaagaggaaaatttatGGGAAAAGACGTAGGAAGGGGGATAACGGGGGAAGAGGATGAGCAAAGGGGGAATGATGGGGAGTGGCCAGCGAGCGGAGGCGATAGGGGTGAAAAGACGTGCCTGTGCGGCTGTGGCCGGAGGCACGCGGgacccctgcccctccccaggaATGCAGGGCTGCAGTGTGAAGCCAGTATCCCCACTTTGATTTTCTCCTGGATTACTTTACGCAAACCGGTTCAGCCCTGGAAAGATACCGATTTCTGTAACCCATGCTGCTGGCTCAGCAATGCCTATTTTAAAGCAATCGGGAGAAGGCATGAGATGAAAGACTGCTTCCCCAGTCCAGCTTAGATGAAGATGTTGGCATCTTCATCTGGATGTTCAATTTGGGGTGGGGGAATCACATACTCCGTTCTCCGATCTTAGGCCCTAATTTGGGCAATCTCTCCGTGATGGGACTGTGCTGTGTAGCACTGCATGTTTACTGGGGACTTACAAACTTGCACCCTTATTTCTTATGCTGGTTAACGTAAACCACTGCAAAGCGCAGACCGTCCTCCGCAGCATGTGTGACAAGCCAGCTCTCACCACGAAATGAACTCCCTGCTCAGTAAAAAGGAAGGGCAGCATGAAGCAGCATCTAGTTTAGATGCTTCAGTTAAATACTCTTTGCTAAACTGAGCCTTGGTAAATGCTCTTATCAGAGGTTCGTCCTTCAGTTGCTGGGTAATGGGTTGTCTCCTCCTGGTAAAAGCTGAGCCATGGCTCTATGGCCCAGCCGTGTCACCTGAAGAGTCCCAGGTCTTGTGAGCTCCTGGTCTCCTGGCGTGGCCTTGGGAGAATGTCTCTGCAGAAGAGAGGACCTCTCATTCATAGATGTCATGGGGAAGAGCATCCCCCATGCAGGCACCATGCAACCCTCATCCTGCCTTTTATTCTCTAGTGCTAGGAAACCAGAAATGGTTCAACTGGTGGCAGATCAGTTGCTTCTGCCTGGTCTGTGGGTGGTGAAATGGGACCTCACCCTGGGGTTGTGCTGTGCAGAGAGGACAGGACAACTGGAAAAGATTTATCATCCAAACAGTTTATTACCAACACTATTAGGCTCTGTTTCTTACCAACTCTATTAACAACACTATTAATTAGACGCTACTGACTTGCTGCCAACTCTCTGAGCTCTCTCTAGGGTGTGCCACACTGGGGTCCATCTGCAGGGTTGGGGCTGCAGGTGCAggtggggcagtggggtggcctTGGCCTCagcagagctgaggctgctgccagcGCAGGCATTGCAGGTAGTGGAGGAGCATGAGCAGCACTCTGGAAGCTATCCAGGGTTTGGCTGCTGGGTGATGCTAGAAAGAAGATGGCCAGAGGGGTGAAcctcttgctgcctgctgctccggCAGGCCCTGGAAGCATGGGAGCAGCTGCCGGTGGagatgggcaagggctgctgaggctgggaggTGCTTCAGCCCGTCGCTTGGTGGGTGCGGTCATCCCGGGTGGAGACACCTGCGTGTCCCCTGCAGGCTGACCACCTAGGCTTCTGGAGGGGAGCTCTTCATTCATCTCCGGTGCATCTGGGGCTCTCCGTTTGAGGCTAGCTCTCCTCTTGCACTTTTCCAGCAGGTGGGGATGCTCTCTGTTAAAGTTGGGGTTATAGTAGTAGAGTacctaaaaaaaaagcaaaggggaAGAGTTAGTTGACACCATTTCAAGACTGGAAAACCCCAAGCTATGAGAACTAAGACTCTGAATTGCAAAAGATGAGCATAGATATTGAAACGGACTCTCAGGGGAGCTTGAAACCTAAAGCTCAGCCTAAAGCGTTATGTGACGGTTCTGTTCAGTCATCGTCATCCCTGGGTTTTTGCCGTCTGGGAGCAGAGCAGCgtaggattttcaaaagctgaagAACTGCTTTCAAAAGCCAAATACCACAACTTTTCAGCAACTTCAGTGTGGATATGAGCATGCAGGTAATACTATGGTCCTTAGATGTATCTTCTCGGCATTCAGCAGGTGCCACAGGAAGGTTTCAGATTTGGTACAGCAAGACAAGTAGCAAAGACATTACAAGAAATCAGGCTACGCTGAGCCTGTCTTTCCATTTAACGGGATCAAACTCAGTGGACATAACTAAACTGTACTTTAGCCGTGTTTCTACTAGTCAGAAAGACTAACTCAAACCTTCCTGAAAACGACCtgagaaggaaattaaaaccaGACCGCTCGCTACCATCCTCATCTCCTGTATTGCAAGGCCTTATTTGGTGTGAGGGTCCGTCTCTCCCCCAAGACTATTGTGAGCATTAATTGATGTGCAGAGCAACTGCTGTACCTGGTTgtgagcagaagctgctgcttcttctgccaGGAATTCGGGCAGGGAGGCAGATCTTCGGAAATCCCGTTGTATTTTGGTGAATCCATAGAGGTTCAGCTGTCGAAGGAAACTCTTCATGCTCTGCGTGGCAAAAACCCGCAGAGGTCCTTCCCTGCCCAGCACCTCCTCTTTGAAGAGTTCTTCATTGATGGCCACGCATCTTCCACCCTCGCTCCACCAAATGGACCGAAACTCGTCGCTTTCCACCATTTTCCAAAGCTTCTGTGGAAAGCAGAGGGATGAGAATCCACTGGCTTTGTCCACACTCTTGTTGGAAACAGGAGGGACTTGTTTGGTCTCGTGTCCGTCACTGCCAGGTTGGACATCCcgctcctcctttccctcttgtgCAGGTGCGCTTTCCCCCTGTCCAGGACGGCCAGGAGAAATTGTGTCTGCCGACTGCCCCAGCTTGTCCGGAGCAGAAAGGGGTGGTGTTTCTGCCGGAGATGGCTCCCTTTTCATTTCTTGTGTCCCGGCTGGACCGAAGTTTCCCTCGCTGTCCATCGCCCTGGACGGCCAGGCCTTGTCCTGCCAGTCAGCAAGCAAAGACCAACTGGCGCTGGCTGACTGTGGGTACCGATGGGACATTCTGACATGTCACTGTGATGCTGGTGCAACATAGCGGTGACATCACAGTGTGACAACATGGTGATGTTTGACAATGGTGCCCTGGCAGAAGGGAGCAGCCAGAGGAGATGCTGCTGAAGAGCACTTGTTGCTTTTCACTCCCAGAGCCACCGATGGTGGGACTCCAGAGCCCAGAAGTCAATAAAGCTGCGTTGAACGGCTGTAGGCAATGAGAGGGCCGTGCTGCGTCCGGCTGCACCCAGGAGTGGGTCGGCAGGGAGGAGCGGGGACGGCTCCAGCGTTGGGCATCCCAGTGCCCCGTTTCTGAAGTTTTCCAGCTGGGCACCTCTGACACCTGTAGAAATGTCATTATAGTCTCTGTTGTCTTGTCGCTGGATGCTGACTGTACGGAAACATCATCCAAGCTGTTAAAGCCGCCTAAAGTTTGCGTTCACCTAAAcgcaaagagcagcagcaagcgTGTAGGAAGAAGCCTCTGCCAGGCGCAGGAGAAGGTAGCCCAAGACACAGGGAAAgccttggagaaaaggaggagaattCCTCCAGTCCTCCACTTTTTCCAGTGGCATTGCAATACAGAGCCAGAGACGTAGGAAGGGGGATAACGGGGGAAGAGGATGAGCAAAGGGGGAATGATGGGGAGTGGCCAGCGAGCGGAGGCGATAGGGGTGAAAAGACGTGCCTGTGCGGCTGTGGCCGGAGGCACGCGGgacccctgcccctccccaggaATGCAGGGCTGCAGTGTGAAGCCAGTATCCCCACTTTGATTTTCTCCTGGATTACTTTACGCAAACCGGTTCAGCCCTGGAAAGATACCGATTTCTGTAACCCATGCTGCTGGCTCAGCAATGCCTATTTTAAAGCAATCGGGAGAAGGCATGAGATGAAAGACTGCTTCCCCAGTCCAGCTTAGATGAAGATGTTGGCATCTTCATCTGGATGTTCAATTTGGGGTGGGGGAATCACATACTCCGTTCTCCGATCTTAGGCCCTAATTTGGGCAATCTCTCCGTGATGGGACTGTGCTGTGTAGCACTGCATGTTTACTGGGGACTTACAAACTTGCACCCTTATTTCTTATGCTGGTTAACGTAAACCACTGCAAAGCGCAGACCGTCCTCCGCAGCATGTGTGACAAGCCAGCTCTCACCACGAAATGAACTCCCTGCTCAGTAAAAAGGAAGGGCAGCATGAAGCAGCATCTAGTTTAGATGCTTCAGTTAAATACTCTTTGCTAAACTGAGCCTTGGTAAATGCTCTTATCAGAGGTTCGTCCTTCAGTTGCTGGGTAATGGGTTGTCTCCTCCTGGTAAAAGCTGAGCCATGGCTCTATGGCCCAGCCGTGTCACCTGAAGAGTCCCAGGTCTTGTGAGCTCCTGGTCTCCTGGCGTGGCCTTGGGAGAATGTCTCTGCAGAAGAGAGGACCTCTCATTCATAGATGTCATGGGGAAGAGCATCCCCCATGCAGGCACCATGCAACCCTCATCCTGCCTTTTATTCTCTAGTGCTAGGAAACCAGAAATGGTTCAACTGGTGGCAGATCAGTTGCTTCTGCCTGGTCTGTGGGTGGTGAAATGGGACCTCACCCTGGGGTTGTGCTGTGCAGAGAGGACAGGACAACTGGAAAAGATTTATCATCCAAACAGTTTATTACCAACACTATTAGGCTCTGTTTCTTACCAACTCTATTAACAACACTATTAATTAGACGCTACTGACTTGCTGCCAACTCTCTGAGCTCTCTCTAGGGTGTGCCACACTGGGGTCCATCTGCAGGGTTGGGGCTGCAGGTGCAggtggggcagtggggtggcctTGGCCTCagcagagctgaggctgctgccagcGCAGGCATTGCAGGTAGTGGAGGAGCATGAGCAGCACTCTGGAAGCTATCCAGGGTTTGGCTGCTGGGTGATGCTAGAAAGAAGATGGCCAGAGGGGTGAAcctcttgctgcctgctgctccggCAGGCCCTGGAAGCATGGGAGCAGCTGCCGGTGGagatgggcaagggctgctgaggctgggaggTGCTTCAGCCCGTCGCTTGGTGGGTGCGGTCATCCCGGGTGGAGACACCTGCGTGTCCCCTGCAGGCTGACCACCTAGGCTTCTGGAGGGGAGCTCTTCATTCATCTCCGGTGCATCTGGGGCTCTCCGTTTGAGGCTAGCTCTCCTCTTGCACTTTTCCAGCAGGTGGGGATGCTCTCTGTTAAAGTTGGGGTTATAGTAGTAGAGTacctaaaaaaaaagcaaaggggaAGAGTTAGTTGACACCATTTCAAGACTGGAAAACCCCAAGCTATGAGAACTAAGACTCTGAATTGCAAAAGATGAGCATAGATATTGAAACGGACTCTCAGGGGAGCTTGAAACCTAAAGCTCAGCCTAAAGCGTTATGTGACGGTTCTGTTCAGTCATCGTCATCCCTGGGTTTTTGCCGTCTGGGAGCAGAGCAGCgtaggattttcaaaagctgaagAACTGCTTTCAAAAGCCAAATACCACAACTTTTCAGCAACTTCAGTGTGGATATGAGCATGCAGGTAATACTATGGTCCTTAGATGTATCTTCTCGGCATTCAGCAGGTGCCACAGGAAGGTTTCAGATTTGGTACAGCAAGACAAGTAGCAAAGACATTACAAGAAATCAGGCTACGCTGAGCCTGTCTTTCCATTTAACGGGATCAAACTCAGTGGACATAACTAAACTGTACTTTAGCCGTGTTTCTACTAGTCAGAAAGACTAACTCAAACCTTCCTGAAAACGACCtgagaaggaaattaaaaccaGACCGCTCGCTACCATCCTCATCTCCTGTATTGCAAGGCCTTATTTGGTGTGAGGGTCCGTCTCTCCCCCAAGACTATTGTGAGCATTAATTGATGTGCAGAGCAACTGCTGTACCTGGTTgtgagcagaagctgctgcttcttctgccaGGAATTCGGGCAGGGAGGCAGATCTTCGGAAATCCCGTTGTATTTTGGTGAATCCATAGAGGTTCAGCTGTCGAAGGAAACTCTTCATGCTCTGCGTGGCAAAAACCCGCAGAGGTCCTTCCCTGCCCAGCACCTCCTCTTTGAAGAGTTCTTCATTGATGGCCACGCATCTTCCACCCTCGCTCCACCAAATGGACCGAAACTCGTCGCTTTCCACCATTTTCCAAAGCTTCTGTGGAAAGCAGAGGGATGAGAATCCACTGGCTTTGTCCACACTCTTGTTGGAAACAGGAGGGACTTGTTTGGTCTCGTGTCCGTCACTGCCAGGTTGGACATCCcgctcctcctttccctcttgtgCAGGTGCGCTTTCCCCCTGTCCAGGACGGCCAGGAGAAATTGTGTCTGCCGACTGCCCCAGCTTGTCCGGAGCAGAAAGGGGTGGTGTTTCTGCCGGAGATGGCTCCCTTTTCATTTCTTGTGTCCCGGCTGGACCGAAGTTTCCCTCGCTGTCCATCGCCCTGGACGGCCAGGCCTTGTCCTGCCAGTCAGCAAGCAAAGACCAACTGGCGCTGGCTGACTGTGGGTACCGATGGGACATTCTGACATGTCACTGTGATGCTGGTGCAACATAGCGGTGACATCACAGTGT
The genomic region above belongs to Aptenodytes patagonicus chromosome 8, bAptPat1.pri.cur, whole genome shotgun sequence and contains:
- the LOC143163921 gene encoding hyaluronidase-1-like isoform X2 produces the protein MASGWPCWVLLLLLPALAHAGGPGPVLVNRPFVTIWNIPTERCAKKYDVTLNLEIFDVLANDQQSFIGQDITLFYSKELGLLPYYTSERMPVNGGLPQNASLQAHLHHATRDIEVTLPSPAYGGLSVIDWEKWRPLWIRNWGSMDIYWQKSEELVRQQHPQWPPKLVKEMAKRQFEQSARNFMEQTLQLGETLRPDSYWGFYGFPNCYNNDFDSLPYTGTCPVVEQQRNKELWWLWESSRALYPSIYLPPRFNGTNKALAYVRHRVAEAFAVQRGILNDGIPVLPYSQIAFDCTVDFLSQEDLMNTIGETAAQGAAGIILWGSLNYSTSKEMCLRLKGYLEGPLGHYIVNVTASADMCSQSLCSGQGRCVRQENKQGFLHLDPFRFTIDLQVGKPWLVAQNLESGDDVSRLAEEFTCQCYDKWQGPRCDTQGFAK
- the LOC143163922 gene encoding uncharacterized protein LOC143163922 codes for the protein MDSEGNFGPAGTQEMKREPSPAETPPLSAPDKLGQSADTISPGRPGQGESAPAQEGKEERDVQPGSDGHETKQVPPVSNKSVDKASGFSSLCFPQKLWKMVESDEFRSIWWSEGGRCVAINEELFKEEVLGREGPLRVFATQSMKSFLRQLNLYGFTKIQRDFRRSASLPEFLAEEAAASAHNQVLYYYNPNFNREHPHLLEKCKRRASLKRRAPDAPEMNEELPSRSLGGQPAGDTQVSPPGMTAPTKRRAEAPPSLSSPCPSPPAAAPMLPGPAGAAGSKRFTPLAIFFLASPSSQTLDSFQSAAHAPPLPAMPALAAASALLRPRPPHCPTCTCSPNPADGPQCGTP